From the genome of Longispora fulva:
ATCCGGATTGTGCGACAGTCATTCACACCCAGTTGGCGAATCCAGAGTGAACCCGAGCCTGGCAACGTCACGGGCTCCGCGGCGTCGGTGCGCCGTCCTGCCCGTGCGGAGGACCGCGGCACAGTCACTCGGGGCCTGCCGCGCCCCGCGGCCAGCACGGAAGACAGGGTGAGGCATGACCGCCGGCTGGTGAGTAACTGTGGTCAGCGGAACAGCTCAGCCGCCGAAGGCGGTCTTGCCGCCGTCGAACACCATCTGCGCGGCCGTCATATAGGGGAAGTCCGGCGACGCCAGGGTCACCGCGAAGGCGGCCACCTCGTCGGCCGACGCCATCCGCCCCAGACCCGGGACGTTCGATTTTCCCCAGGTGGTGGCCATCACCTCCCACACGGAGTCCGGTAGATCCATGGCGCCGGCCGCCCGGCGGACCAGTTCCGTGTTCGTGGTACCGGGCAGCAACGCGTTGATCCGGATGTTCTTCGCGGCGTAGTCGGCCGCGGCGGACTGCACCAGCCCGACCAGCCCGCGTTTGGCGGCGGCATACGCGGAGCGGCCCGCGGCGGTGGAGATCGCGTTGGATGACGAGGTCACCAGAACCACGCCGCCGCCCCGGGTGAGCAGGTGCGGGATCTCGTACCTGAGGGCCAGGAAGTTTCCGCGCAGGTTCGTGCCGACGACGTCGTCCCACTCGGCGGCGGAGTACTCGTGCAGTGCCTTCTGCTGGGTTATGCCCGCGTTGTTGAAGCACACGTCGAGCCCGCCGTAGGTGGACGCGACCTGGTTGACGAACCGCCGGACGTCGTCTTCTGACCGCACGTCCGCCCTGATGTAGGTGGCTTCGCCGCCGGCCGAGCGGATCTCGTTCTCCACCTGCCGGCCCAGTGCCTCCCGCCGCCCGCAGAAGCCGACCTTGCCGCCCTCCGCGGCGAACTGCCGCGCCGCAGCCCGACCGATCCCGGACGTGCCGCCGGTGATCAGCACCGTCTTGCCCTCGAACCGGCGGCTCCCCGACGGCCGGATCACCGGGGTCGGCGAGCCTGCCTGGGCCAGGGCCACCCCGCCGACGACGCCTGCCAGCACTCCGCCCACCCCGACCGCCCCGGTGGTGAGGATCCTGCGCCTGCTGTGCTTTTTGGTACCGGCGTCCGCGGCGCCCGTGTCCTCTGCGTCCATGGTGTACCTCTCTCGATCTCCTGCTGACTGCTCCGAGCCTGCCCGCCGGCCGGGACGCACACCTCGGCTGCGGGGCCCGACC
Proteins encoded in this window:
- a CDS encoding SDR family NAD(P)-dependent oxidoreductase yields the protein MDAEDTGAADAGTKKHSRRRILTTGAVGVGGVLAGVVGGVALAQAGSPTPVIRPSGSRRFEGKTVLITGGTSGIGRAAARQFAAEGGKVGFCGRREALGRQVENEIRSAGGEATYIRADVRSEDDVRRFVNQVASTYGGLDVCFNNAGITQQKALHEYSAAEWDDVVGTNLRGNFLALRYEIPHLLTRGGGVVLVTSSSNAISTAAGRSAYAAAKRGLVGLVQSAAADYAAKNIRINALLPGTTNTELVRRAAGAMDLPDSVWEVMATTWGKSNVPGLGRMASADEVAAFAVTLASPDFPYMTAAQMVFDGGKTAFGG